The Flavobacterium sp. 1 genome contains the following window.
ATTGTTGCCGGTCTTGACGTTTATGGTGTGGAGAATGTATTGGAAGTGATTGATTTTTTTGAAGGCAAAGGAACATTAGAACCCACCACTATCGACACTAGAGCCGAGTTTTATAAAACCTTAGATTTCCCGGAATTTGATTTTGCCGAAGTACGAGGGCAAGAATCCATAAAACGCTGTATGGAAATTGCAGCTGCCGGCGGACATAATATTATTTTGATAGGTCCTCCAGGCTCCGGAAAAACGATGATTGCCAAACGATTACCGAGTATTTTGCCTCCAATGACTTTGAAAGAAGCTTTGGAAACTACAAAAATTCACAGTGTAGCGGGAAAAGTAAAAGATGCGGGATTAATGAATCAGCGCCCGTTTCGCAGTCCGCATCATACAGCTTCGAGCGTGGCGCTTGTGGGCGGTGGCAGTTATCCGCAGCCAGGCGAAATTTCGCTGGCACACAACGGCGTTTTGTTTTTGGATGAATTACCTGAATTTAAGCGCGAAGTGCTGGAAGTAATGCGGCAGCCATTGGAAGATAGGGAAGTAACTATTTCGAGGGCAAAATTTACGATAACCTATCCCTCGTCATTTATGCTGGTGGCAAGCATGAATCCGAGTCCGAGCGGATTTTTCAATGATCCGGATTCTCCCAATACGTCGTCACCTCATGAAATGACCCGTTATTTGAGCAAAATTTCAGGGCCTTTATTGGATAGAATTGATATACATATTGAAGTAACGCCTGTTCCTTTTGATAAATTAACCGAAAAAAGAAATGGGGAAAGCAGCGTAGAAATAAGAAAACGAGTGACTTCGGCTCGTGAAATTCAAACTAAAAGATTCGAAGAAATCGATCATATTCATTATAATGCACAAATGAGTTCGAAACAAATTCGGGAGCATTGCGCACTTGATGACGCTTCACTGCAATTGTTGAAAACCGCTATGGAAAGACTGAATCTTTCTGCCCGTGCTTTTGACAGAATTCTCAAAGTATCGAGAACCATAGCCGATTTAGAAGGGGCAGATGTGGTTGGTTCAGCTCATATTGCCGAAGCTATTCAATACAGAAGTTTGGATCGAGATGGGTGGTTGGGGTAAAGTCTATTGCTATTTAAATTGGGATGGACACGGGTTGCAAATCCGCTCTATCGGGTAAATCAATTTATAGTTATGTTTTTAATTTGACCGAAATTGCTTCTGTAAAACCTGTAAGAATGAGTATTACTTTTTATAATAAGTCTGGAACTCCATCAATAATTTATCATTATTTTAATGAGGGTAGTAATTCTGAACAATCTGAAACTGTAACAAAAGCAAGTATTGATAATATTTCAAATAATCTAGCACTAGAAATTGCTGGAGATTTAAAATATGCTTGGCAATTTGTCTTGTAATAAAAAAGGATAAAACCGAAAGAGATTAAAGTTATTAAAGAATCGATATTTAATTTTTTCCCCGAGATATCAAAATTGAAAATCATATTATTTAATTATTGTTGCTATATTTATATTTTTATTTGAGAAATAAACAAAATAAAACAATATGGGTTTAGAAGAAATTTTTAAAGGAATATTTGATATTAAAAAAATACCAACCAAAATCTTTTTTGTAATATTTCTAGTAGGTACATTTATATTTTATGCACCAGCTAATCTTGTTCATATTCATTTGGATGAAAAAAGTAATATCAAAATATATGGTTATGTTATTTATTTAATTTGCACAGGTATTTTTGCAATCAATTGTATTACGGGTTTATATAACTTAATTAATAATTTTTTTCAAAACCGAAAAATTAATAAAGAAAATAAAAGAGTGTTAACTAATCTTGATAAGTATGAAAGGGCTGTATTAAGAGAATTTTATTTATACAATAAAAACACATTAGATTTTCCTTATGATGATAGTATAATAAAAGGTTTAATAGATAAAAAGGTTCTGCTATTTCCAAAACAATTTGGTTCAAGTATAATTATAAGTGGAAGGAAAACCACATTTAAAATTAATAGTATTCTAAAGGAAATAATTGATGCTGAAAAAGATTTGGGAATGACACAAAATCCAAATAAAGAAGAACAAATTTTTATAATGAATAGTAGACCAAATTGGACTCAAAACGATTTACGATATATTGAGTAATCATATTTCAATACCTTTATAAAATATATGTTACTGACCATTAATATAAGGTATTTCTTTACTATATTTTATTTTGATAGAACCTCCAAGATCAGGAAAAAGTATGATTGCTAAGCGATTGCAAAATATTTTGCCTCCAATGACTTTGAAAGAAGTGTTGGAAACTACAAAAATTCACAGTGTAATTTTTTTTGGAAAATTTGAAAGAAGTAAAAAATAGTCTGTTTTAGCCCCGATTGCAACGAAAATCCTTGTGGGGGCTGGTATTTTGCCCCCATAAGATTGTAGTGTAAAGCGGGACTTATCTTCAAAAGAAACGAAAATTGGCTGCTCCTAAAAAATAATAAAACTCAAACTTCTTAGATAAAAATTATCGATTAGAACGCCTGTCATTATTTTGACTTGGACGTCTTGGACCAAAACTATTATTCCCGCTTCTGCTAGAAGTTGTAGTGGTTGGTTTTTTAGGAGTTGAGTTGCGCTGTTGTCTGCCTTGACCTTGTTTGATAGGTTCAGTTGATGCGTTAGGATCTGGTTCAAAACCTTTGATGTTTTCTTTAGGTAATTTCAGGCCAACCAATTTTTCTATATCGCGTAAAAAAGTCGTTTCGTCTGGACTAACCAGCGAAATCGCTTCTCCGCTTGCTCCAGCTCTTCCTGTACGGCCAATTCGGTGAACATAATCTTCGGGAATATTTGGCAATTCAAAATTAATAACATGCGGTAACAACGGGATATCCAAACCTCGAGCGGCAATATCTGTAGCAACCAAAGCGGTTAGGCTTCCGTTTTTAAAACCGGCTAGGGCTTTCGTTCGTGCGCCCTGCCCTTTATTGCCATGAATAGCTGCTGCTTTAATGCCGGAACTAATCATGCTTTCTGTCAGTTTGTTAGCACCCTGTTTGGTACGTGTGAATACCAAAATCTGTTTCCAGTTGCCTTCAGTGATAAGTTTAATTATTAATTCTGTTTTTTTCTCTTTGGCAACAGGATATATTTTTTGAGCAATAGCATCAACTGTTGTGTTTTCGGGTGTAGCTTCAACCTGAACCGGATGGTGCAGAATGCCCATTGCCAATTTCTTTATGTCTTTTGAAAAAGTTGCCGAAAATAGTAAGTTTTGTCTTTTTGGAGGCAATACTTTCATAACGCGCTCAATGTCTCGTAAAAAGCCCATGTCAAGCATACGGTCTGCTTCGTCCAAAACCAGTATTTCTACTTTTGAAAGCGAAATTAAGCCTTGATTCTGCAGATCAATTAATCTACCGGGAGTTGCAACAAGAATATCAACCCCTTGGCGTAATTGACTAACCTGCGGATTTTGGTTTACGCCGCCAAAAATAACTGTGCTGCGTAAATCTAAAAATTCACTGTATTCTTTTATATTGACCAATATTTGTGCAGCTAATTCTCGTGTTGGAGTTAATATTAAGGCACGAACGGGTCTTTGTCTTAAGTGCTGTCCCTGTGATAATAATTGTAATATTGGAAGTGTAAAACCTGCTGTTTTTCCTGTTCCTGTCTGTGCCGATGCTAATACATCTTTACCTTCTAAAATTGGCGGAATTGCTTTTTGCTGTATTGGGGAAGGAGTTGTATATCCTTTTTTGCTGATGGCTTTTAATAAAGCATCAGATAAGCCTAATGAGTTGAATGACATAAAAAGTGTTTATGAAGTAAACACTATATATTTAGTTTACTCCTTTAATTTGGCGCAAAGGTACTGCTAATTTTTCCGATGTGCCTTTGATTGCTTTACTTTTGTTTACTCAAAGATAAATGGAATGTTGTTTAATCCTCAAAAAACACATAAATTAGAGGTTAATAATTATAGAATTACGATTGATATGCTTCAATTTAATTAGACTCCGAAAAAGTATCTCCTTTTTTGAAATCTCCGCTTTCAAAGCCACGATTGAACCAATACATTCTTTGTTGAGAGGTGCCATGAGTAAAGGAATCGGGTACAACCTGTCCCTGCATTTTTTTCTGAATCGCATCATCGCCTACAGCATTTGCAGCGCTCAGCGCTTCTTCAATATCGCCTGCTTCCAGTATTTTGTTTTGTTTTTCGTTGTAATGCGTCCAAAGACCTGCATAAAAATCGGCTTGCAGTTCTAAAGCTACAGATAATTTATTGCCTTCGGTTTCATTTCGGTTTTCTTGTAATAGCCGTATTTTTCCAGAAGTTCCCAACAGGGTTTGAATATGATGTCCAAATTCGTGTGCCATTACATAAGCAACTGCAAAATCTCCGCCTTCAGCTCCAAATTTGGTTCTCAGTTCATCAAAAAAGGTCATATCCATATAAATGGTTTTGTCGCTAGGGCAATAAAAAGGTCCAGAAGCTGAACTGGCTCCTCCACAGGCTGTTTCTACTTGACCGCTAAACAGAATAAGTTTTGGAGCTTCAAAAGTCAGACCGTTTTCTTCAAATATTTTTGTCCAAACATCTTCATTGTCAGCCATAAGTGTTTTGACAAATTCACCTTCCGTTTTTTCGGCTTCGGTTAAAGGTCTTGATTCAGTTTGTGTAGTCTGCTGTTGGTTGAATTGTTCTAATATTGGGGTTATCATCTGAGCATTTTCACCTCCAAAAGTATTTAAAAGCAAAATAATAATACCAATTATTCCTCCGCCTACAATAGTTTTGCCTCCAGAAGACATTCCTCTTCGGTCTTCTACATTATCGCTTTGTCTTCTTCCAATCCATTTCATAGGCTGTACAATTTATTGGTTAGTCTTTAAATATGGTATTTTAAATAAAGATAAGTTTATAAAGAGATATTTTTTGGTTTTAGCCATTTTTCTAAAATATCTTCAAGAGTTTTCTTTATGATAGGTTTTGAAACATAATCATTCATGCCTGCTTCTATGCACTTTTCTTTTTCTCCCATTATAGTTCCTGCTGTAAGGGCAATAATGATGGTGTTTTGTAATTTTTCTATTTTTCGGATTGCTTTTGTGGCTTCATATCCGTTAATTAATGGCATCTGAATGTCCATAAAAATGATGTCTGGATTGATTTCTAACACTTTATCAAGTGCTTTTTCTCCGTCGCTGGATTCATAAATGATGCATTTTGGAACAATTTGCTTGACTAAAGTTTTAGTCAAAAGCATATTGATTTTATTATCTTCTACAATTAGGATTTTTGGTTCTTCATTTTCAAATTGAAGTATGCGGTTTTCTGAAATTACTTTCAAAGAATTTATTACTTTGTTTTGTTTTAATTTATTACTGCTTTTTAATTTTATGTCAAAGAAAAAGGTACTTCCTATATTATACTGACTTTTTATCTGCAGCTTACTGTTCATCAGACTTAACAATTGATTTGAAATTGTTAATCCTAATCCTGTTCCGCCAAATTTTTTGGTAGTCGAGCTGTCTTCTTGGGAAAAGGCCTGAAAAATAATTTTTTGATTGCTTTTTCGAATACCAATTCCTGTATCTTTTACTGAAAATCTCAAAGAAGTTGAATTTTTATGAACATCTAATACTGATATCGTAAGATCTATTCCTCCAACATGGGTAAACTTAATTGCATTAGTTAATAGATTGATAAGTACTTGTTTTAGTCGGATATAATCAACCCAAACGTATTTTGGAACATCTTCATCAATTATATAATTTATTTGTAAATTTTTGGAGAGGGCTTGATAATTGACCAATTCTTTTATTTGAAGGATAATATCTTCAATACAGTATTTCTCAATATTAAGCTCAAGTTTACCCGACTCAATTTTGGAAAAATCGAGTATGTCATTAACCACTTCCAATAAAATATTAGCCGATTGGTTAATGGTTTTCATGTATTGTTTTTGAGTGGTTTCGAGCTTGGAATTCATCAGCAGATCGGTGTAGCCTATGATTCCGTTTAAAGGGGTTCGTATCTCATGGCTCATATTGGCAAGAAATTCTGATTTGGCTTTATTTGCAGCTTCTGCTAATTCTTTTTCTTTGACAATGGATTCATTTTTTTTCTTTTCGGTAATATCAATAAATATTCCTTCCATGAAAGCAATTTCACCATTCTTTAAAATCGAATCACCAAATTCTTCAACCCATACTATTGAGCCATTTTTATGAGTAATTCGGTATACAATATGTAATGCTTTTTTTTCTTCCAGAGCAATTTTGTTTTTTAATAAAACACCTTCTATATCTTCATGAAAAATTAGGTCTATGAAAAATATTTTATTCTCTAAAAAATCAGATTTAGGATATCCAGTCAGTTTTTCAATTTCATCATTGAGAAAAATTTTTGTGTAATTTTCATCATAATTCGATAAATATACGGTACCAGGGATATTATTAGCTAATAAACGAAATCGCTCTTCGCTTTCTTCAATCATAGATTCATTGATGTTTCGCTCAATAGAAGAGGAGATATTTTTAACTAATAATTGCAAAATCGAAATTTCATCCGGACTCCAAATCCGTTCGCTGGCTGAGTTATCAAATGCAAAAAAACCGTCAAATTCATTTTTTATAAAAACAGGAAAAAACAGCATTGAACTGGCATTTAAATGACTCAAGGCAGATTTTACCTTTTCATTTTTAAGATTATTTTTAATGCTTTCAAAGAATTCTGCTGGAGATAAATCTTTTAGATTACTGTCAAATTCAGTAAATTCAAGATTTTGAAGAATAGGATGAACAGTATCAAAACCTTGTAACTCATTTGTCCACATACATTTTTGGTCAAAAAAATTGGTTTTTCTATCCCTTTTAAAGAATGAAATGCGTTCAGATTTTGTTACTTTGCCTAGCTCATTAATGATTCCCGTTATAAGCTTTTCGGTGCTTTTTTCTAATAAAAACTGATTAGTATTTTTATTTATAACTAAAAGCAATTCACTTTTATAAGCCAGTTTCCTTTCGATTTCTAACCGCATCTGAGAGGCCAAAGCGATTATAATTAAATCGGAGATTGATTTAGCAAAATTAATATCCTCATTGTCCCAGTTTTTAACTTGATGTGTTGATTCGAAAGAAAGAATGCCTTTTAATTCACCGTCAAAAAAGACAGGAGTATCAAGTGTCGAAAATATGTTATTGGTATAAACATAATCGCTTTTTATTTTATTGTTGGTAGAATAAGATCTAATGTCTGATTGAACAACTTGAAGTTTATTTTCAATTTTTTCGAAATAAGCTGGATTTTCATGTTTGTAAAACTCAATTTTGTTTTCCAGCACATCTGTTTGTGCTTCATAGAGCTTACAGCAAATAATTTTATCGGTGTCATAAATCCAATAACCAGCTCGGTTTACACCCAATGCTGCAGAGGTGATTTGAAGAATATTAATAATAGTTTGTTTAAAATCATTACTATTCGAATGGTTTAATACTGCTAAATCTTTTAGGGTTTTGCTGTATTTTTCGATTTTAAACTGCCGTTTTGCTTTTTCGTCTTCAATGTTTTTTAAGTGCGTAATGTCACGTGCAATTCCTGAGTATCCATCTATTTCTCCAAAACTGTTTCTTCTGACAAAAACGTTTTGAGATATCCATATTTCATCTCCGTCTTTTTTGATAATAGGAAATTCAAGTGTGGTGAAATTTTCTTCAATATCAAGAATGTTTTGGTAAAAACTCATGGTATTGGTAATGTAATCTTTTCTGATTATCGAAGAGAAGTCTTTGGAAAAGAGTTCTTCTTTGGAGTATCCCAATGCTTTTATTCCATAATCATTGATAAAAATAAAGTTACCTTTTGAATCTGCTTCAAAAATTATATCAACTGCAGTTTGAATCAAGGTTTCGTATTGTTTTCTTATTTTTATTTCATTGGTTATGTCTTGTCCTATTCCAATGATACAGTTTTCATTGAATTTTTTATCAATCCATTGAATGAATTTATATTCTCCGTTTTTACATTTTAATTTTCTAATATATAAGCGATTGTCTACGAGGTTTTTATAGTAATCGATTCCAATAAATTCCGGATCTTCGGTAAGTGTCCAAAAGCCATATCCCATTACTTCCTCAGGAGTATATCCTAAAATGGATGTTATAGTATCACTGCAAAAGGTTATTTCTCCCATTTTGTTTGTGGCAATGGTAAGTGAATTTCCTCTATTTACAATTTCATTTGTAAAATTGACTTTTTCCTGAATTTTATATATAGCGATGTGTTTTATATGATTTATTATAAATATCATTATAGAATAGTTGATAAGTATAATAG
Protein-coding sequences here:
- a CDS encoding PAS domain S-box protein, whose translation is MIFIINHIKHIAIYKIQEKVNFTNEIVNRGNSLTIATNKMGEITFCSDTITSILGYTPEEVMGYGFWTLTEDPEFIGIDYYKNLVDNRLYIRKLKCKNGEYKFIQWIDKKFNENCIIGIGQDITNEIKIRKQYETLIQTAVDIIFEADSKGNFIFINDYGIKALGYSKEELFSKDFSSIIRKDYITNTMSFYQNILDIEENFTTLEFPIIKKDGDEIWISQNVFVRRNSFGEIDGYSGIARDITHLKNIEDEKAKRQFKIEKYSKTLKDLAVLNHSNSNDFKQTIINILQITSAALGVNRAGYWIYDTDKIICCKLYEAQTDVLENKIEFYKHENPAYFEKIENKLQVVQSDIRSYSTNNKIKSDYVYTNNIFSTLDTPVFFDGELKGILSFESTHQVKNWDNEDINFAKSISDLIIIALASQMRLEIERKLAYKSELLLVINKNTNQFLLEKSTEKLITGIINELGKVTKSERISFFKRDRKTNFFDQKCMWTNELQGFDTVHPILQNLEFTEFDSNLKDLSPAEFFESIKNNLKNEKVKSALSHLNASSMLFFPVFIKNEFDGFFAFDNSASERIWSPDEISILQLLVKNISSSIERNINESMIEESEERFRLLANNIPGTVYLSNYDENYTKIFLNDEIEKLTGYPKSDFLENKIFFIDLIFHEDIEGVLLKNKIALEEKKALHIVYRITHKNGSIVWVEEFGDSILKNGEIAFMEGIFIDITEKKKNESIVKEKELAEAANKAKSEFLANMSHEIRTPLNGIIGYTDLLMNSKLETTQKQYMKTINQSANILLEVVNDILDFSKIESGKLELNIEKYCIEDIILQIKELVNYQALSKNLQINYIIDEDVPKYVWVDYIRLKQVLINLLTNAIKFTHVGGIDLTISVLDVHKNSTSLRFSVKDTGIGIRKSNQKIIFQAFSQEDSSTTKKFGGTGLGLTISNQLLSLMNSKLQIKSQYNIGSTFFFDIKLKSSNKLKQNKVINSLKVISENRILQFENEEPKILIVEDNKINMLLTKTLVKQIVPKCIIYESSDGEKALDKVLEINPDIIFMDIQMPLINGYEATKAIRKIEKLQNTIIIALTAGTIMGEKEKCIEAGMNDYVSKPIIKKTLEDILEKWLKPKNISL
- a CDS encoding neutral zinc metallopeptidase is translated as MKWIGRRQSDNVEDRRGMSSGGKTIVGGGIIGIIILLLNTFGGENAQMITPILEQFNQQQTTQTESRPLTEAEKTEGEFVKTLMADNEDVWTKIFEENGLTFEAPKLILFSGQVETACGGASSASGPFYCPSDKTIYMDMTFFDELRTKFGAEGGDFAVAYVMAHEFGHHIQTLLGTSGKIRLLQENRNETEGNKLSVALELQADFYAGLWTHYNEKQNKILEAGDIEEALSAANAVGDDAIQKKMQGQVVPDSFTHGTSQQRMYWFNRGFESGDFKKGDTFSESN
- a CDS encoding YifB family Mg chelatase-like AAA ATPase, whose product is MLVKVYGSAVFGVDATTITVEVNIDKGVGYHLVGLPDNAIKESSYRIAAALKNNGYSLPVKKITINMAPADLRKEGSAYDLTLAIGILAASGQIKSDEVDKYIIMGELSLDGSLQPIKGGLPIAIKAKEEGFKGFFLPKQNVKEAAIVAGLDVYGVENVLEVIDFFEGKGTLEPTTIDTRAEFYKTLDFPEFDFAEVRGQESIKRCMEIAAAGGHNIILIGPPGSGKTMIAKRLPSILPPMTLKEALETTKIHSVAGKVKDAGLMNQRPFRSPHHTASSVALVGGGSYPQPGEISLAHNGVLFLDELPEFKREVLEVMRQPLEDREVTISRAKFTITYPSSFMLVASMNPSPSGFFNDPDSPNTSSPHEMTRYLSKISGPLLDRIDIHIEVTPVPFDKLTEKRNGESSVEIRKRVTSAREIQTKRFEEIDHIHYNAQMSSKQIREHCALDDASLQLLKTAMERLNLSARAFDRILKVSRTIADLEGADVVGSAHIAEAIQYRSLDRDGWLG
- a CDS encoding super-infection exclusion protein B; the protein is MGLEEIFKGIFDIKKIPTKIFFVIFLVGTFIFYAPANLVHIHLDEKSNIKIYGYVIYLICTGIFAINCITGLYNLINNFFQNRKINKENKRVLTNLDKYERAVLREFYLYNKNTLDFPYDDSIIKGLIDKKVLLFPKQFGSSIIISGRKTTFKINSILKEIIDAEKDLGMTQNPNKEEQIFIMNSRPNWTQNDLRYIE
- a CDS encoding DEAD/DEAH box helicase, encoding MSFNSLGLSDALLKAISKKGYTTPSPIQQKAIPPILEGKDVLASAQTGTGKTAGFTLPILQLLSQGQHLRQRPVRALILTPTRELAAQILVNIKEYSEFLDLRSTVIFGGVNQNPQVSQLRQGVDILVATPGRLIDLQNQGLISLSKVEILVLDEADRMLDMGFLRDIERVMKVLPPKRQNLLFSATFSKDIKKLAMGILHHPVQVEATPENTTVDAIAQKIYPVAKEKKTELIIKLITEGNWKQILVFTRTKQGANKLTESMISSGIKAAAIHGNKGQGARTKALAGFKNGSLTALVATDIAARGLDIPLLPHVINFELPNIPEDYVHRIGRTGRAGASGEAISLVSPDETTFLRDIEKLVGLKLPKENIKGFEPDPNASTEPIKQGQGRQQRNSTPKKPTTTTSSRSGNNSFGPRRPSQNNDRRSNR